Part of the Panicum virgatum strain AP13 chromosome 4N, P.virgatum_v5, whole genome shotgun sequence genome is shown below.
GTACCACTAAATTGAAAATTGAACGCATAACTGCTGCACCATAAGATTTAGCATTTGCTTCTACTAGCTGTGACCTGTGAGACTCATAAAAACCAAACACAAaggcatgtaacaaaactttgCTTTATAAGAACTACATGGAAAGGAAATAATTCAATGTGTAAGGTTGAATTTCCACAGCCCTCCACCATTAATAACCACGATAGATTCCTTAGTTTTGAACTTTTGAGAAGCTAAAACAAGATCATTGCAACCTTAGGCCTAATAGAAAAAGCGTGCATATGGACAAAGTCTACCCATACCAAAAGATCAGCACAAAAACATGGTAAAATACGGAAGGTAATGGCacagtagcacaaaaatttatCAGACCACAATCTATCCGCCAAAATAGCAAAGTAAGGCATAGAATCATATCACTCACCATTGTTTTTCGAGAAGTCGCCACCCTAAACCACATAAAACATATCAATCACATGGTAAGGTTAAAGTCAAACCCAAATGGGCATGAAAAGAAACCAGCTGAGATTAGCGACCCTCATAGAAACAAATATGAAACTAACCAAGAAGAAGCGTGTTGGCTAAATGTTGACATCAAATTATAAGTAAATGGTATAATATCTGTGCCATGACTCCCTTCATAATCTTGTGAAATTTTGTGCCCCTATAATAGAGTGGTGATATAGTTGTTTTTCCAACTCCCTTCTCTCCTACAGTAGAATACAACAATTAGTAAGAGAAACAGTGCACAAATCACATGTATGGGAAGAATATTGGGAATTTAGTGTAACAATATTGAGTTGGTATAAAGAACAGACAGTTTGTATAAAGGATTCAAAATGATCATCTAGTTGATGTTTGTAAACAGCTACTATGCAAGTAGAACAGTAGCATCATCTTATCTCGGAGCTCTGTGCTCACCAAAAGGAGCAGAGAACTGAACAGGTTAAGGAAGATTACCTGTGCACAACGCTCGAAAGTCCTCAGCTGTCTTTGGAACAACATCAGCAAACAGCTGCAGGAGAAACATTTGTGATTGTTAACCAGCGAGGGAAAAACCTGACAAGAACCTTGAGGCTTCATAACAGAAGACCATGAAAACTAATAGCTACAGTGGATGAATAGTACATATCCTCCAGTGATCGTTTGAATGAATAAGATCAACGACATCTAAGGTCTCTAGTCTCTAAAGACATGAATTGGGATTTAAATACATGTTAGGTATTAATATGAACCTGAATGAAATTCTGAAAATTTCCAAAGGGGAGACCATCAGACACCCTCTTAAGTGGGAAAACATACCTCAAAAACCATTTTCCCTGCATGATCATCACCAATCGACACGTCTAGGAAAACAAAGGGATTTTTCTTTCTTGCCATCTCCGACAACACTCCCTGGCTGATAATGAAAGAGGAGCTACAAGAAGCTTCACTCTGATTTCAAGAAAGAATAGAGCCAACTTAGTATGCAACATCCAACATGACATCCACATCCAGTGTACACAAATAGGTGGAGCTGAAAGAATTTAGTTGAAAGCAGAAACCCGTAAGTCCTAAGAGCAACTTAACTGACCCACAGTTAATACAGAGCACTTCCATTCTCACACGACTCCATGAGTTTCTAAATCCTCTACACGTTCCAAAGCCTTGTTTCAGAAGTACTACTAGCACAAATAACTGTCTGGGCTGGTAACCGATCTGCAATTTGATATTACTAAAAAAAACTGAGAAACCTAGAAGGACCTAGGTAGCATTGTAATTTGTAAATATGAAGAAATAGGCCTTCAAATTCGAGCCAAAGAGGACTGTACCCAGCACCTCCAGCCAATTGACCTAGGATCAGTTTCAATTCGATATTCCTATCACAAGATGGTATAATTCATAATTCACCAGTGTAATCACCCGATTCCCCAATTTATACATATAAGCGCCAACTCTGAAGAGTACATGACAGTTAAACCCTACGAACCCAAAACCCTAGCACGCTCTCAACCCGAGCCCCCATCCCCCACGGCCCAACGCGCCGGACCCAAACCCCAGAATCAAATGCGCAAACGAATCCGCATGGAGCGCACGAGCGCGCCGCGTGATCATACGGAGCACGTCGAGGTgcacgaggggggggggggggtaagagcgggagggggaggcggggcACGAACCGTAGACAGAGTCGAGGATCCGACGGGACTCCTCAGCTCCGCACCCGCAGCAATACACGGTGACGCCGCCGCACGCAGCAACCTCGCGTGCCGTGCTGGTGAGGCGAGGGCGCgaagaggagggaggtggcCAGGTGGGTGCGCGGACGCCGCGAAGACGAGACGGAGACGACGGTGAGCCGGAGTAGGTCAGTGTAGTACTGGTAGATTGGGGACAGGCCACCCAAAGGCCCACTTACCCACTCCGACCCACGGGCCAGTGTGGGTTCAAACTTCATAGGCCTACCAGGAGGGGGGGggcgtttttttcttttttatatttaaaaataaaaaaatcaaaaatatatgccggtttgggaatatttcaaaaatatgtgTCTGTCGCCCCGTGGATGGGCgataggggcctgtcgcccatccacgggcgacaggacctatctataaaaaatttgtaaaaaaatttttaCAGATAGATCCCTAGGGTGAGGAGCGGTGCGTGGGGGGACCGGTCGTCCGACTAACAGGCGAcaggggccggtcgcccccaaGGCGGGCGACAGGCTGGTGCGCTGGCCCGGCACGCAGCGGCCGACGCGGACGAGCTGGACGAGGACGCAGTGTCGTggctgtaaatcgtgagacgaatctaatgagcctacttaatctatgatttgcaatagtgtCGTGGACGCAGAAATTTGTAATCTATGATGAGAACGAGCTTACTTAATCTACTTATAAAATTTGTAATCTATGTCGTGGATCAGAAATTTGCATGACGAGAACGCCTCACCCTAGGGATctatctataaaaaaaatttacaatttttttacaaataggtcctgtcgccccgtggatggcgacaggcccctgtcgtgGCCTGCCGCCCATCCACGGGGCCACAAGCacctatttttgaaatattacgcatatatttttgattttttattttatttttaaatataaaaaagaaaaaagcgcagGAGGGGGAGCATGACGATCCAGTTAGGCCCATCTGTATTTCGTGAAGGCAAAACCCCAAGTTGAGAGGGTAGAAGAAGGGGGAAGGACTGCGAAATATCCGAAGAGCTCGCGGAAATGGCGACggtgccgctgctcgccgtgctcgccgccgccccggcctcggCCGCGCCGAGGACTTGCATCTCCAGCGCCTCAGTCCCCGAGCCCTTCCTCGGAACCCGCGCGCGTCTCCGCCTCCGCATCGCGCCGCGGGGCGTCGCCTGCGCCCTCCGCCGTAGGCCCTCCAAATACAAGGTAGCCAACGTCGCGTCACGCGCGCTGCTTAGTTGCCTCGTCTCTCTGTTTAGTCGTTGATTAGTGAACCATGAAATGACCTTGGAGGCTAAGATTGAGGAGGAATAGTAGGTTGGGGCAGCGGGTAACCGATGTAGTTAGTCGTACACTGATTTGAGTTGCGGCCTTTTTCGTGTCGATCCTAGAGCCATGTTATTTGTTGTTGCAAAATTAACTTGGAGGATTTAGCGCAGTGCGTTTGTTACCCCCAGTACTGCTGTCTTCCGATCTTATCTTCTAACTCAGCTgggttggattttttttttcatgttcctATATGTATTATGTATAGCTGTGAATTGGAACTTGGAGGTGGAATTCTTGTTGACAAAATTTCCCTGTTCCAGACTAAAATCCAGAGTGAGGATAAGGTGGTGGCTGCAGAAGATGTCGTGGACGGCGACGATGAGGATGGTGCATTGGAAGCACTTTTCAAGCAGCTGGAAAAAGATCTTCAGAATGATGATTTGTCTGTCGATGACGATGAGGATGAGATATCAGAAGAAGATATGGCCAGATTTGAAAAGGAGTTGGCAGAAGCAATTGAAGAAGTCGGTAGCGTTGATGAATCAGCAGGAGATCCATTACTGAGCTCTGCAGACTATGGTGATGATGAGCAACTAGGTGGGAGTGAACGACCGGAGCTGAAAACTTGGCAACTCAGGAGATTGGCTCGTGCGCTGAAAATAGGTCGGCGTAAAACTAGTGTAAGCTGCTATATATTCACTTTGAGTTTTTCTTTTCTACTTCTCCCTTCAGAAATCAGCATTGCACCCTTTTGTAGGAATAGGCAAAGCTTTAGAACTCAAACTATTGAGGTTTTCCATTTTATGTTGCAGATAAAGAATCTTGCAGGGGAGCTGGGCTTAGATAGGGCTTTGGTCATTGAACTGCTCCGCAATCCACCACCGAAACTTCTACTCATGTCTGATTCTTTGCCTGATGAAGCCCCTTCTAAGCCTGAAGTGAAGGAAATAGAACCCCCTAGTTCAGCCACAGTTGATGAGGTCGATACCACTGAAATTAAGCCGCAGGAGGAGCTTCCAGTTCATGTCATGAGTGCAGAATGGTCTGCACGGAAAAGACTGAAAAAGGTGCAACTTGAGACCTTGGAAAGAGTCTACTTGCGAAGTAAACGCCCCACGGTAACTAGCATTTCTATCAAGATTAATACCGCTCAATTGCTTATCTCTCGAGTAGTGGCTTTTTTGTATTATTCTTCTGCAACGTATAATCACTTACTTTATTTCATTTCATGCAGAATACAATGATAAGCAGCATAGTTCAAGTGACAAATCTTCCTCGAAAGACCATTGTTAAGTGGTTTGAGGATAGAAGGGAACAAGATGGAGTCCCTGACCATCGTGTTGCATTCAAGAGATCTCTATCTGAGACTGTATCTAGTTCATAACTTCTTCAGATAAGCCTTTATTATAGTGTTTGCATGGAAACCAATACGGGCATGTAATTTGAACTTTTAAAGTATGACAAGTTTTGCAAGCCCAACGTGGACTATCTTTACATTGTAGCAATACTAACAGATCAGCCAGTATGACAGGTACAACTCCTAACTGTCACTTGTATTTTAATTAGCTTCACACAGGACCGCCATTTTGGCTATTGGCTTCAGTAAACGTTGTAGGTCTGTTGACCAGATCTTGATTTGCCTAGTAATAAATGCATGTAGATTATTTCACTTTGTTGGTTTAGAGCCTTAAACATGTCATTTACATGATCTTTGTCATAGCCTGGTTTCTGTGGGGCATGTGCCCAGTATTTTTATTTCTAATTCTTGTGCAAGTGATGCAAGATCTCCCACGGTATTAGTCTATTAGGTGAGCTAAAAGTGAAGATTTATGACAATCAATATCAGAGGTTGGGAAGTGGCAGTGACAGCATAACTGACACCATGCATAAGAAGCATGAAGTAGTGTTAATGGCCTAACCAACTGTATTTGTGGTCCAACTAGTTAATTGTATAGTAATAACTGGGACGGGACCTTTTGTTTGCATATGGTTTACTAGACCCGTTTTCAAAGCTGTGATTCGATGCTCATGCCTTTGCTTGAATCTTGGGTTTTGGGTAGGTCAGTTACAGTCTGTACTTTTGCCTCCGGTGCCTGAAACCCATGCCACTCTGGACCTAACTTCAATcaaaatggttattttcaatAAAATAGTTTGGTCTGGCGAGTCTGCAATCTGGACTGGTCATCACATCAACAGGATCAGATGGTAGGCAATAATTTTCAGTAATTAGATATCTAGATAGATGATAGGTGTATCCAGAGAGATCTCTTGACACATATTTAGGGTAATATTTGCTCTGCTTCTATGAATCTTTTTATTATTACATTGATGCTTTTACTATTCAGCACTGTACATCTTGTAGGGGTGCTGGTAGCATATTGGTAGATGTACAAGTACAACAGTGTAGTGAGGTTGGGAAGCAAGAGAATGCTTGTGGTGCTCTTGTGATTAGGGTATACCCTGAGGGAGGCTGGAGATACATGAGAGCATGGAGACATGAAAAAGGAGAAGTGCTTATAATAGTTGGTAATTTATATGTCGAACCGTATGCTGCAACGGAAGCTTATACTATTTCCCTCTTAGAATAAAAACATTTTTTTAGTACAATGAACTTTTAATTTTGTATGCTTCACTGTACAGTCTGACTTTTTTTTGGGGACGGTGTGCCATACTTTGTTATCTAGTTAATAGCAACGGTACACATATGACGTGTCTTTAAGGGCACTACCGTACAGCCTTTGTTTTCCTCTAGCCTGTACAATGATGTTTGGCTGTCAACTGATAGTCTGATACTTTAAGTACAATTGCCATTTCCCTTTGTTTCTTCCCCTGGGCCCTCTGGACTTTTTCTTCACTTGTACTAGTCTATCATTAACCAATTTTCTGGTAGAGATGGTCGATATCAAAGGTTTGTAACCAATCTGTCAGATATGTTTAACGTTTTCATGGCAACGCATATCATACACCTTAAATCTAAATTAGGCTCCTGCTATATCAATTATTATTGTAACATTGTCAAACTTTACAGTGGAATGTAGAAACTGTTGAAGAACGCATCCATATTTTCTGGTAGCTCTCATGAAATTGTCTTCCACATCTAGCTGCTTCTATGCACTTGTCTTCTTTTCCTCCACGGCTCCACATGCTCATGGTGGGAAAGTAAAACCCTGGCATGTGCtacaaaaatagaaaatcatGTGTGTCTAATATTCTAATCTTTATGTGTTCTTGTATACTGTTCTTCCATGCAGATAAAAATAATCTCTGCAGAACCCAGTTAGTTACTGGAAAACAACCCCAGGCACCTTTCCATGGCACCGGCTGTTGACTGCTCTGCTGTCTGCACACTAATGGCTGTCTCTGTCCGTTTACATATATAACACAGTAGGGACTTGCAGAGGCGGGCAACTCAGAAGAAGCACACCCTCCAGTTCATCCTTACCCTTTGTTCTCCATCTCTCACTTGCAGATAAGCTGGTTCCTCTTGCAGAGAAGGGAGGTGGATAGTTGCCCATGGCCGGGTTGCAAAGGTCGGCGACGACCTTCAGAAGGTCCGGGTCCTCTGGCCTGGTCTGGGACGAGCGTTTCCTCACCGAGGCCGACGCGGAGGCAAAGGCTGCTGCCGATGGCGCCGCGGAGGAGCCCCAGCCGGAGCTGCGGCACTCCCGGAG
Proteins encoded:
- the LOC120671092 gene encoding protein OVEREXPRESSOR OF CATIONIC PEROXIDASE 3-like isoform X1 yields the protein MATVPLLAVLAAAPASAAPRTCISSASVPEPFLGTRARLRLRIAPRGVACALRRRPSKYKTKIQSEDKVVAAEDVVDGDDEDGALEALFKQLEKDLQNDDLSVDDDEDEISEEDMARFEKELAEAIEEVGSVDESAGDPLLSSADYGDDEQLGGSERPELKTWQLRRLARALKIGRRKTSVSCYIFTLSFSFLLLPSEISIAPFCRNRQSFRTQTIEVFHFMLQIKNLAGELGLDRALVIELLRNPPPKLLLMSDSLPDEAPSKPEVKEIEPPSSATVDEVDTTEIKPQEELPVHVMSAEWSARKRLKKVQLETLERVYLRSKRPTNTMISSIVQVTNLPRKTIVKWFEDRREQDGVPDHRVAFKRSLSETVSSS
- the LOC120671092 gene encoding protein OVEREXPRESSOR OF CATIONIC PEROXIDASE 3-like isoform X2, whose translation is MATVPLLAVLAAAPASAAPRTCISSASVPEPFLGTRARLRLRIAPRGVACALRRRPSKYKTKIQSEDKVVAAEDVVDGDDEDGALEALFKQLEKDLQNDDLSVDDDEDEISEEDMARFEKELAEAIEEVGSVDESAGDPLLSSADYGDDEQLGGSERPELKTWQLRRLARALKIGRRKTSIKNLAGELGLDRALVIELLRNPPPKLLLMSDSLPDEAPSKPEVKEIEPPSSATVDEVDTTEIKPQEELPVHVMSAEWSARKRLKKVQLETLERVYLRSKRPTNTMISSIVQVTNLPRKTIVKWFEDRREQDGVPDHRVAFKRSLSETVSSS